The Bombus pyrosoma isolate SC7728 linkage group LG3, ASM1482585v1, whole genome shotgun sequence genome has a segment encoding these proteins:
- the LOC122565829 gene encoding uncharacterized protein LOC122565829 — protein MAACYRDQRRMGQMIDQMKILASNLDELRAEINALRNTYLRNEEDLPHANDFKRNRSSDINILHKLRRCMKKVTNIYTLRKRQKRDKIRESYYPCTNMDPVLPTFLNCIIRTRKKENMLQIPTRIKYLRSQGNQTNEKIGSRHYIMKRASASMHTENTNYHESLFTKDGNEQYNKIIFPKQNTTLVPHCSEISCELDFQIEKSIFSSGSNVNIFSDSYTLKNCPENTKVVLSNGNNKQSATKCTQTRIAKLGRKSKNFNFYSKRPNLCFSKIKNAMIEKKIIRNSNERTFTICREVNNTKNYPNLKKNYSERCSCRKKRNNFTQLNGENTSGQNFPIEKNTKKIKNNLSIKNMFENLLPVTEPELSSSLLSLELDINISNNSSNIEEFSERRKPRTYIIRQTTQECNRNNWLNNFEKSVVCVEQISDLTLSSCSFPNQNVHFN, from the exons ATGGCGGCGTGTTATCGCGATCAACGAAGAATGGGTCAAATGATCGATCAAATGAAAATACTTGCCAGTAATTTGGATGAGTTACGTGCTGAAATTAATGCATTAAGAAATACTTACCTGCGAAACGAAGAGGATCTTCCACATGCAAATGATTTCAAACGAAATAGGAGTagcgatattaatattttgcataaattaaGAAGATGTATGAAGAAAGTAACAAACATATACACATTgagaaaaagacaaaaacgTGATAAAATTCGAgag TCTTATTATCCCTGTACGAATATGGACCCTGTATTACCTACGTTTTTAAACTGCATCATTCGTAcccgaaagaaagaaaatatgttacaaataCCAACtaggattaaatatttgagaagTCAAGGCAACcaaacgaacgagaaaatCGGAAGTCGGCACTATATAATGAAACGTGCATCAGCATCTATGCACACTGAAAATACAAACTATCATGAATCATTATTCACAAAAGATGGAAatgaacaatataataaaataatatttccaaaacaAAATACAACTCTTGTTCCACATTGTTCCGAAATAAGTTGTGAATtagattttcaaattgaaaagtCAATATTTTCCTCTGGATCCaatgtgaatattttttcagattcgtatactttaaaaaattgtccagaaaatacaaaagtagTTTTGTCAAATGGTAATAACAAGCAATCTGCAACAAAATGTACGCAAACAAGAATAGCAAAACTGGGACGAAAGtccaaaaattttaatttttattctaaacgACCTAATCTTTGcttttctaaaataaagaatgctatgattgaaaaaaaaattataagaaattcgAATGAGCGTACATTTACGATATGTCGAGAAGTCAACAATACGAAGAATTATccaaatttgaagaaaaattattctgaaCGATGTTCgtgtagaaagaaaagaaacaacttTACCCAATTGAATGGTGAAAACACGAGTGGACAAAATTTTCCCATcgaaaaaaatactaaaaaaataaaaaataacttatCTATAAAAAACATGTTCGAAAATCTATTGCCTGTTACAGAACCAGAGTTATCGTCTTCGTTACTTTCTTTGGAgttagatattaatatttctaataattccaGTAACATCGAGGAATTTTCAGAACGTAGAAAACCAAGAACTTATATAATACGTCAAACAACACAGGAATGTAATCGAAATAACTGGTTGAATAATTTTGAGAAGAGTGTCGTTTGTGTGGAACAAATTTCCGATTTGACCCTTTCTTCATGTAGTTTTCCTAATCaaaatgttcattttaattaa
- the LOC122565833 gene encoding uncharacterized protein LOC122565833 — protein sequence MVVLRNSRRGCMKFETLKQSREFLWVKEFQHFKIKIFEESATTRSVKRRLADLLFEICKDCERMAAIPQGAFAACKVRRNLERNAMITPPIEEREKAGKENTFNMRPPSEGRELTPLKYNSKLMNSIWGLYNRYSVHNFKKNNSNDGVFGKFAAIWETISHSHAYAANSVITTAVTNNNSQIIQKR from the exons ATGGTTGTTTTGAGAAATTCTCGTCGAGGCTGTATGAAGTTTGAAACATTGAAACAAAGTCGAGAGTTCCTGTGGGTCAAGGAATTTCAACATTTCAAAATCAAGATCTTTGAAGAAAGTGCAACAACGAGAAGTGTTAAAAGGAGGTTAGCGGATTTGCTTTTCGAAATTTGCAAag ATTGCGAGAGAATGGCCGCTATTCCGCAGGGTGCATTTGCAGCGTGCAAAGTCCGCCGCAATttagaacgcaatgctatGATAACACCACCGATAGAGGAGAGGGAAAAAGCGGGTAAAGAAAACACATTCAATATGAGACCCCCTTCGGAAG gcCGAGAGCTTACACCGCTAAAATATAACAGCAAATTAATGAACAGCATCTGGGGACTTTACAACCGTTATTCGGTAcataatttcaagaaaaacaATTCTAATGATGGGGTGTTTGGTAAGTTCGCGGCGATTTGGGAGACTATTTCTCATAGCCATGCATATGCCGCGAACTCGGTAATTACAACTGCAGTTACCAACAATAACTCtcaaattatacaaaagaGATGA